TCACAATGCAAATTCAACTAGTTACTCACAAAAAAAATCCATCCACTAGCTCTGATATCAATACACTTAAAGTATATCATTACTTATCAAACATTTcatttcagtaaaaaaaaatcacctaatattttcaaaacatcaCAATGCAAGTTCAGCTACAAACACGCAGAAATATCTATCCACTATTTTTCAATCACCTTCTTGCATTTGATTCAAGTCATATACCAATGATAAAAGCATTATGAAATGCAACTCAACCACacttatttcaatatttaacaTACCCTGAATTCACAtatacttcaataatattgttCATTTATTGTTGAAGATCACATATAACTATCATTGCATAGGAAGAGAACTTTTTACCATATGATGTTGAATATGTGTGTATCTCATAACACTTCTTTCTTTTTATACTTGAAAATACAAATCTTAATTGGAACAAAATAAAACTGAATAATACTAAATATTTGAAAACGAAGTACTTCTAATCTTTTCACTAACTTTGAATCATTTCACTCTTTACTCAAAACTTCCTATGTCTTAAACATCTAGAAACTCTTCTAgcctataattttttgtaatccaCTATTGAAGTTTCTTGACAatggaaaataattatttggatGTTTCATTTCACATTCTATTTATTTAGATGACACAatagttaaagtaattaaatatgTTCTTCATCCAAAATACCATAACTatataatttggtttgacaattttatttaactaacatttttattatataacaaacattattattattattattattattattattattattattattattattattattattatttaaggtTTTCGAACCTTAAAAGAACTTATTATGCTTTGTAGTGTTCCTTCTATATTAGACGAAACAATAGTTAAAGTAATTGAAACGGCTCTTCATCCAAAATACCATAACTatataatttggtttgacaattttatttaactaacatttttattatataacaaacattattattattattattattattattattattattattattattattattattattattattattatttaaggtTTTCGAACCTTAAAAGAACTTATTATGCTTTGTAGTGTTCCTTCTATATATATCACCTATATTTGCATATgtgaaaaattgttttgatgttttaaatactattataaatattgtttttaacaAACTAGCACTCATGAATGAATGTTATAATACTCTAGGACATAATATCATCTAGTAGaatactaaaataaacctaacatatatatagttattaaaaaatatatttacttttcaacacataaatatttaagtatattctactctaaaataaaaattacattacttttaaattatatattattttatattcactaatatattaaattatatcgCATGACACGCAAATTAGCATTTAGTAATTATTTAAATCGTTGTGGCGAAACAATTTTTAAGATTGCCAAGAACATCACAGTCAAATGTGTTCGATTGAGCGTCAATTGAAGTCGAATATCATATTACAACCCTGATCGTAATCGCGAACCTTTTTGTAAAACTCTGAGTGGATTGCAACTGCATGTGTTGTCTCTAATCTATGGACAAACATGTGTGTCCATCCATGTTGACCTATTACTGCTATTTTAGCCTGAGTAAACCTATTACCTATCACAGAGGAAAATAAAATTTGGAACAATTGGTTTGTTTATTCTCACagcatacatatatataattttttctgcTACATAGTTTCTATTTCCACTTGTTAAATGTCAACTTATTTTTCACTCTGTAGGAGATGAAATTCCAGGAACTTCTGATGATTCTGGGGTTGATAACATGGCAGTAGTTTTAAAGCCAAATACAAATTTACCTAATGTAAGTAAAAGATAATATGTTTGTTGCTTTCTGGTAATGTTCTATTTGTTTTTGGCTCTGTTTGACTTATCAACCATTATTTTCCCCTCAAATTGTGACTCTAGGAAGATCTCAAAAACCAATTTTGATGAGTTGcttacaatatttatttatttatttatcaagatTTAAATCTTCACTTTCTGATCTTAATCAAACAACCTCTAATGCATTGATTGTAGGACTACAAGATTCTCTAACTATGTTTCATTTGCATTTTAGTCACTATGATATGATACATTTAGTTGACATTATAATCGCCAAGAGAGAAAAATGTTTACAATAGGCTCACAAAGGAACATATAATGAAAGTAATATCTGTTGTAAATATAGCATAGTCTATTTGTACGTATGTTAATTAAGCCCATTCAATATAGTATAGTCTATTTAAACAGATTAGGATGGTACATTGATGATTATTGAAATAATGTTACGATACATTCTgtacaatatttaatataaagttttCCAGGTTGAAGAAAAGATGGTACAGTCCACTCCACATGAAAAACAatctataaaatcaaaaataaaagcaCTTCTTAATGAGGATAAATACAAAAAGAAGGGTAGACACAAGAGAAGCTCAACCTGCCCAACAAAATCACAGCTAACTCGCGTAAATTCAGTTCACCACTTAGAGGTTGATCCACTTAGTGAGATGTTGTTAACAGTTGAGAATCCTGAACCAGTTATTGAAACTTTTCAAAACCACCTCGCCGCAGGCACATTGGATGTGTTGTCACCTGTTTTCTCAGGGAGGAAACCGATCAGTTACAATGACAAATGTGTCGAGTGTGGTGAAATGTTTTCTAGTGAGTCTTTGGAAGATGAAAAGATTCATAAGCATCATAGTTCATGGACTGATACAAAAAACTTGAGTTCTTCTAGTGAAAGTTTACCAGAAGAAAAGTTGATGAATGCCAAAATATTTACAACCGATGCTTCACCGCATCTTTTCAAGGATTTTCTTGATGCTCTTGATGTGATAAACACAAACAAGGACTTTCTattgaaatatataaatgatcCTGGTTCTCCTTTGCCATTCCAAATTCATAATCAACAACACTCTCTCAATAGTAAATCGAGACGAGCCAACTCGATCTCGTTACCTGTTTGTGGTTCATCATCAGGAACCAAAGATTCTGAGATAGGACAAGAGATAAACCAAATGGTAGATGATTTTTTCATTACAAAAGGGGAGATACAGTCACAAACTCCAAATGTATCCATGTTTGAGCCTTTAGGAGATTTTTACAAACCATCAACTTCTTCATTACATAAAGTTGATCAAGAATTGGTTGAAAGAGACCGTAACATttcatcagaatcatcccaGGTAGCCAACAGTGTAAAGACTAAAAACTTCAAGGATcttagaaagaaaataaaacatataatcgAAGAAAGCAAAAATGAAAAGCGTCGCATTTCCATGGATGGTATAATTGACAAAATTCCTCGCGGAAACAAATTTGCCAAAAATGTAAGGAAGTTGATCCATGAACAATCTAAAGTACCTAATGGAGAAGGAAAAGACAGTGGCAGCACAAGCGGTTACCGTAATCGCCTTTCGTCTTACTGGAACAATAAGAGACAACTATCAAGTATGAGGACTTCATCACTAAAAGAATCAGTTAATAGATATTCTCAGCTTTATGAGACTTGTTGTCACAATGAAGTTAGCAATGAAGTCAAGCACCCTAAGACTGAGAGCTTAAGATTGAAAACAGATGATAGATGTTCAATAATAAAGACACCAAAATCCATTAAAAGGTTTCTCTCATTGCCTAATATAAAATCTCACTTCAACCAAATTGAGGAACCTTCTGTTCTTTTATCTCCTCAAAATTCAATTAGAAAACCAGAAGATAGAACCATAAACAAAAGTATAACTGATCAGAAAATTCTGTCACCTACACTTTCTGATCATGAAAATGAAGAAAGCATTTTGAATGATGACCAAAAAGAAGCTCTTGTTAGGAGTGTTTCCGAATCAGAATCAGATGTTAATGATGAgataaaaacagaaaatagcATAGGATTTGATGATTTAGAAAACTTGAGAGACAACGAATGTGGTGCTTACAATGAACAGGACATTGGATATACAACAGAATCTAGTACATTGTTGGTTGAAGCAAACTCAGCCTTCTCTTCTGACACAAGCTTCTTAGATTGTACATTTGAGTTGGAAAACTTAAATGTATTGGAAGGTATATTTATTTGGTCCTTTTTATACTTGAACATTTCAATATGTCTTTCTTAACATATAATCCAAATTCATTGTCTTTGTGCCTGCATGTTTGTGACAAGTAAGCTTTAGCATATGTTTTTTGTGAATGTTAAGCTtagtttagttttatttttgacTTTTTCCAAAATTAAATCTATATCCCCATGTATAAATTAACAACTAGAATATTCTCTTTTTAGAAGTAAAGTTCATTAGAGTACAAGGCTACTCCAACCAATATATAAATTCCAACAAAAAAACTTTCAGATAACATAACAATGAGAACTAGGTTGAAGTAATACAAAAACTAGGATACAAGCACCAATAAAAAATGAGAACATATTTGTTATAGCTATAAACCATTTTTAAGATGACACCTCAGTTTTAGTTATGTTGCGAACCTTGATATTGCCGCAAAATGCATACAAATGTGATCATTGCGACCGTAATTACTTTTGCATTGTTATTACAGCAACCTCTAAAACCTTGACTGCATTATATAACTATGTATGACACCTTAAAGCGATCAAACAAGACAACCATGTCAGCAAACAAATCAAAGAAAACCACCCCATTTGCATTGCTTGTCTTGTTGATTTACTTATGTTGATTTTGATAACAACCTATTACATTCACCATGGTTCTTCatgtttgaattaattaatgcaATGTTGCTGGTTGTACAGAATCAGATCAAGAATTGAAGCTAGATCCATCTTATTATGAATTCAATACTATGATTGAGAAACAAGAGCCTAAACTGGACCACTCTGAGATAATTGATATTGGAGAGAGTTTTCTGAAATTTGGATATGAAATTCCATGCATGGAAGTTCATGAAAGTAATGAAGCTGcatttaattatgttaaaaaagtcTTAGAACTCTCAGGTTTCACTAGCCATGAATCTTTTGGATTATGGTATTCTGATAAACAACCACTTGATCCATCAGTTTATGAAGAATTAGAGGGATGTTTACTTCTTGATCCTGATTGTTCTGGTAATTGTGATGAAGGTGGACATTGTAATCATCTTCTTCTATTTGATATAGTTAATGAAGGATTGTTGGAGATTTTTGGAAGATCATACAGTTATTATCCTAGACCTTTGTCTTCTCTATCTTATGTTCATCCATTGCCAAGTGGAGGAGATAATGTTCTCCAAAAAGTATGGAAACTTATTAGTTGGTATCTTAATTCAACTTCTGAGCCTTATCCATCATTGGATTACTATGTTAGTAAGGATCTAGCAAAAAATGATGGGTGGATGAATCTCCAATTTGATTCTGAATGTGTTGGCCTTGAGCTAGATGATTTGATTCTTGATGATCTCTTGGAGGAAATTATCTACTCTTAAGTACGTTATGGTAATAATTTTCTATCATCATATTTTACTGCATATTATAAGGCCAAATTTTGATGTAAGAATTTTTTAAGAGTTAATGTAGCTTTtagtgtttgtttatttttcctaggcttaattccttttaaaagataatttttcaaGGAAATGTATCTCTCTATGTTAATCATGCTTATTGTACAAATGAATAGTTGTTTGAATCTTATCTAAATGACTAGTAAATTATCTGATTGAACggttcaaaattaatattacttttctacgagatttaaaaaataatatataaattatgaaaatgtttaaaaaattagaccaagaattttaaaataagactGTAAACTTATCTCATTTATCTGTTATATATctcatttaagttttttttttcgattCAGTCCTTTAAGATACATTCGTTTGAATCATTAgtttttaagatatattaaattacacatgtagtcttttaagtttaaaaattttCTCGAATTAATGTCATGAAATGTTAAgatctaaaaatatatatcagtAATGGTCAAAAGTGAAACAACACAGCAATACACCAGTTCAAAGTAATGATTCATAAAAGAACAAATTTGAAACAAAGCAATATATCAATTTAATAGTAAAGCAAGACAAACGTTCAAAATTGCATCTATAAAAGGAGTTCTTTTTGTTTTAGCAAGTAGAACAACAAAACTGCAATTGAAAAATCTTACAACAATTCTCATCAAACTTCATTgcaaaaaattgagaaaatctGAAAAGTTGAGTATGGATAGAATTGAAGAACAACATCAAATACTTGAAGACATTATGGACTTAGAACTTTGAAGAACATTGATACAAACAATATTGATCCTACTTTGAACATCAAACACTTTGATCAACATCAAATACTTAAAACAgattcaaatataattattgtttGAACATTAAGCACTTGTACAAACACATATTTATCTAAGTGCTAGATAGTGTTAGATACATACATAACATCTCATTGAGAATTAAACACAAACCAAACAAACAATTGTAATTTTGCCCATAAGTGGTTATTGTATTTGCCTCAACATGTTTTAGTTACAACCAGAAAGTTGAGTAGACTTAATTGAAGTGGGGTTAAGTTGTTTATGTAATTCAGGTTGAATTACTGGAAGAAATCACTCGGGTGAAGGTATTGGATATAGCCaaccaagttggtggtgaactatTATAAAATTCCTTGTATGCTCATTCTTTTCTCTTTGCTATTATTTTCCAAATCGCCTTAATCACCAAGttactattaaaatttaaaaactgcTTTAACAAACCATAACACAACTCAAACTTCCTCTTTCTTGTGTTATTGAAACTTCAACGACTCATTTTTCGCAAATAATCCGGACACGACACCATGTATGTTagtgattttgaaatttttatcaaaGAGAACTTGTCTCGTGTATGATAGTTTAATCTCATAAGTGAAATATTGTCATGTGTTTGATAGTTCAGTCTCATATGTGAAATCTTGTTTTGTATATGATAGTTAAATCTCATTAGGAACAACTTGTTCCGCGgttgataattattttgaaattttttaaaagtgaaattttaTCAACGATAATTTTCTTGTGTATGATTATTCAATCTTATAAGTGACAATTTATTGGtgtattataattgattttgtttttatgttgacaatgttaaaaaaattattaatgtaattaatatCGACAATTTTGTGTTGagcaaataatataattaatatattatagttggtttttataataaattataattgttattatatttt
The genomic region above belongs to Cicer arietinum cultivar CDC Frontier isolate Library 1 chromosome 4, Cicar.CDCFrontier_v2.0, whole genome shotgun sequence and contains:
- the LOC101515417 gene encoding uncharacterized protein isoform X1, whose protein sequence is MGKRIRDKEGAISNGINSHQSHETHPGRVWGILHIIKYHHWRHVKRRLTHRRHSGGSPEARDEIPGTSDDSGVDNMAVVLKPNTNLPNVEEKMVQSTPHEKQSIKSKIKALLNEDKYKKKGRHKRSSTCPTKSQLTRVNSVHHLEVDPLSEMLLTVENPEPVIETFQNHLAAGTLDVLSPVFSGRKPISYNDKCVECGEMFSSESLEDEKIHKHHSSWTDTKNLSSSSESLPEEKLMNAKIFTTDASPHLFKDFLDALDVINTNKDFLLKYINDPGSPLPFQIHNQQHSLNSKSRRANSISLPVCGSSSGTKDSEIGQEINQMVDDFFITKGEIQSQTPNVSMFEPLGDFYKPSTSSLHKVDQELVERDRNISSESSQVANSVKTKNFKDLRKKIKHIIEESKNEKRRISMDGIIDKIPRGNKFAKNVRKLIHEQSKVPNGEGKDSGSTSGYRNRLSSYWNNKRQLSSMRTSSLKESVNRYSQLYETCCHNEVSNEVKHPKTESLRLKTDDRCSIIKTPKSIKRFLSLPNIKSHFNQIEEPSVLLSPQNSIRKPEDRTINKSITDQKILSPTLSDHENEESILNDDQKEALVRSVSESESDVNDEIKTENSIGFDDLENLRDNECGAYNEQDIGYTTESSTLLVEANSAFSSDTSFLDCTFELENLNVLEESDQELKLDPSYYEFNTMIEKQEPKLDHSEIIDIGESFLKFGYEIPCMEVHESNEAAFNYVKKVLELSGFTSHESFGLWYSDKQPLDPSVYEELEGCLLLDPDCSGNCDEGGHCNHLLLFDIVNEGLLEIFGRSYSYYPRPLSSLSYVHPLPSGGDNVLQKVWKLISWYLNSTSEPYPSLDYYVSKDLAKNDGWMNLQFDSECVGLELDDLILDDLLEEIIYS
- the LOC101515417 gene encoding uncharacterized protein isoform X2 yields the protein MAVVLKPNTNLPNVEEKMVQSTPHEKQSIKSKIKALLNEDKYKKKGRHKRSSTCPTKSQLTRVNSVHHLEVDPLSEMLLTVENPEPVIETFQNHLAAGTLDVLSPVFSGRKPISYNDKCVECGEMFSSESLEDEKIHKHHSSWTDTKNLSSSSESLPEEKLMNAKIFTTDASPHLFKDFLDALDVINTNKDFLLKYINDPGSPLPFQIHNQQHSLNSKSRRANSISLPVCGSSSGTKDSEIGQEINQMVDDFFITKGEIQSQTPNVSMFEPLGDFYKPSTSSLHKVDQELVERDRNISSESSQVANSVKTKNFKDLRKKIKHIIEESKNEKRRISMDGIIDKIPRGNKFAKNVRKLIHEQSKVPNGEGKDSGSTSGYRNRLSSYWNNKRQLSSMRTSSLKESVNRYSQLYETCCHNEVSNEVKHPKTESLRLKTDDRCSIIKTPKSIKRFLSLPNIKSHFNQIEEPSVLLSPQNSIRKPEDRTINKSITDQKILSPTLSDHENEESILNDDQKEALVRSVSESESDVNDEIKTENSIGFDDLENLRDNECGAYNEQDIGYTTESSTLLVEANSAFSSDTSFLDCTFELENLNVLEESDQELKLDPSYYEFNTMIEKQEPKLDHSEIIDIGESFLKFGYEIPCMEVHESNEAAFNYVKKVLELSGFTSHESFGLWYSDKQPLDPSVYEELEGCLLLDPDCSGNCDEGGHCNHLLLFDIVNEGLLEIFGRSYSYYPRPLSSLSYVHPLPSGGDNVLQKVWKLISWYLNSTSEPYPSLDYYVSKDLAKNDGWMNLQFDSECVGLELDDLILDDLLEEIIYS